From the Lathyrus oleraceus cultivar Zhongwan6 chromosome 3, CAAS_Psat_ZW6_1.0, whole genome shotgun sequence genome, the window CGCGTTTGACAGCAATTCGCTGCGATATCAAGAATCAAAACTCGACCACAACCATTATCGCAACCTCAATTTAAAACCTTGATAGAAACTAATATAGCAAACAGAATTTCtggaaaacgaaaaaaaaaggAATGGATTTCTTCTTCCATACCTTGCTAATCTTTGGCACAACAGACCTAAGCATGTACAACCTATCATTGAGTTTCTTCCTTCGATGCCTCTCGGCCATGAGATTTTTGGCAGGAAGccccttcttcttcttcccctTTTGATCTCCACCAGTAACAACAGTCCCATTGGAATTGTTCAAATCATTTCCATTCTCATCAGAATCATAATTCAACTCAGAGAAATCCTCAACATCATCCTCACCACCACCATTTCCATCTTCCTCCCATTTTTTCTCCACCTTTCTCTTCTTCTTGTTCCCCACCGTCTCCAATCTCGGAATCTCCAACGCCCCTCGCCGCTTCTGAAACAGCGTGGTCGGCtgctgttgttgctgctgctgttgagGTTGCGGTTGAGAGAGCTCAAGAGGCATAGAAAACGAAGCACTAAAAGGTGGTACAGAAGCATCGAGTTCAAGAGTCGGTGGAAACTCGGAAGCGGAAGTCAGGTCGAGGGAGGCACCCATAAAAACAGGTGAATTGGAAGcgttggtgttgttgttgtttccCATAAAGAATCCATTTTCGAATCCCATTTCAAAAGGGTTATTATTGCTGTTGCTATTGTTGAAGAagtagttgttgttgttgtggaaGAAAGGGTGTGGATTTGAAATAGAATCCATGGTGTTTGTGTTTTGGTGCATGAGAAAATTATCATTAGTAGAATTGGGATTTGAAAC encodes:
- the LOC127132043 gene encoding transcription factor ICE1; amino-acid sequence: MAASTTSLPFSKPEPDNFYNLNSTTTTTNNVVPFVSNPNSTNDNFLMHQNTNTMDSISNPHPFFHNNNNYFFNNSNSNNNPFEMGFENGFFMGNNNNTNASNSPVFMGASLDLTSASEFPPTLELDASVPPFSASFSMPLELSQPQPQQQQQQQQPTTLFQKRRGALEIPRLETVGNKKKRKVEKKWEEDGNGGGEDDVEDFSELNYDSDENGNDLNNSNGTVVTGGDQKGKKKKGLPAKNLMAERHRRKKLNDRLYMLRSVVPKISKMDRASILGDAVDYLKELLQRINNLHNELESTPPGSLL